The nucleotide window AGACCTACAAACCCTTTCGACCACAAGTAGGTCCTTAACACCGAGATAACCAAGAGCGAAAAACAAAGCATCACTTGGTTCACCTCCTTCATTATCATTGCAAATAACTTCCTTACTATCCTTCAATCCTTTAACTTCATCATTGGTTACAAAACTTCCACCATTATCAATCTCAAATCCATTAAAATCCGGGTTCGATGTTTCGTTGATCTCAGAGTTATTACAAACCCAATTCACACCTTTAAAGAAAGATGATTGATCACCATAAAAACTAGAGATACTTTCATCAGGTTTTAAACTCATGGTGCCATTACAAACCCAATTTAAACCTTTAAACATTTGTTGTTGATCAACAATTTGTTTTTCAGCATAATCTTCCATACCAAACATACAGAAATCTGACCATAAATcattctcaaaatcttgaaaCCAACCTGTGATTGCTGCAGCAAAAGTAGACCTTATTTCCATACCAAATGGATCTTCAGGCAATCTGTCAATAATATCATCATTAACAGCTTCATAAAAGCCTTTTGATTCAGTGTTGCCACTTGAGATTTCAGTATCCCAACTGCAACTCCAAAAACTCCAAGAATTCTCAAAATCATCCCAATTCAAAGCCattctctcttttattttattttattttatttttattattcaatcaccaataaaaaccaagaaaaattaaaaagaaccCTCTATCAAGAACCCTAAACTCAGGCAACCTGATTCaacaaaccaaaataaaaagTATAATCAAAATACAAGACAAACCCATTATTTCAGGtgataaaacaatatataa belongs to Gossypium arboreum isolate Shixiya-1 chromosome 7, ASM2569848v2, whole genome shotgun sequence and includes:
- the LOC108467430 gene encoding F-box protein SKIP14 — its product is MALNWDDFENSWSFWSCSWDTEISSGNTESKGFYEAVNDDIIDRLPEDPFGMEIRSTFAAAITGWFQDFENDLWSDFCMFGMEDYAEKQIVDQQQMFKGLNWVCNGTMSLKPDESISSFYGDQSSFFKGVNWVCNNSEINETSNPDFNGFEIDNGGSFVTNDEVKGLKDSKEVICNDNEGGEPSDALFFALGYLGVKDLLVVERVCRSLRDAVRSDTLLWRNIHIEHSLSRRITNDALLKLTNRAKGSLEYLSLVGCVKITDHGLKCVLESNPKLTKLSVPECTGLSVEGILFNLKAFKSIGSPGIKHLKIGGCFSVTEEQFKELKFLLGADNSIQLREQKPQFFRQDEIRLSIVGSFEPCS